GCAGCCAGCCTGCCGCTGCTGATGTAAGCGCCGCTGATGCAAACGTCAACAATGCCCCAGAGCAGCAGGATTATGCCTCCCCGGCTTTCTCGATGGAAACCGCGCTGGACATGGACTCGAACCCGCAGGAGACTGCGCCCCACCAGACGCGGGCCGCCAGGTTGACGGCACGCACGGCCGATGCCGTCGCCACCGCTGGCAATGATCCCCTGCTGCACCTGAGTTTTGACCCGCCTGCCGGCAAGAGCCAGGGGCCGCGCCCGGCTGGCGCGCCAGCTATTGACCCGGCGCTGGATCTGCATTTTGACCCTATGGATGCGGCGCAGGCCCAACGCTAGAGCATTTAACACTTGAAATGCTCGCGTACGGCAGGCAAAAGCCCGCCTACTCGCATTTCGTGGCAAGGATTTTCAGAAAAATCCTTGCAGAGCATTTAACTCATTTCATTCGTAAACTGCTCTAACGCGACCCGGCTTTAGACTGGCCTAGGCCTCAGGGCCTGCAAGGCCGTAACGCCCTTTGGCCGCAGCCAGATACGCCCTGCGCGCGTCAGGGCAAACGCACTCTTCGGCCCAGTGCAGATAGAGCAGCTTGAGGCATTGTTCAAGCACGGCATCGCTCCTGGCAATCCGGCTGGCCACAAGCTCTTGGTGTCCGCAGGTCCACAGGTCGCAGATGTTGTCGGTAAAAGCCTGGGCCCTGTGGGCCGCGCGGTGACGCGCATTGACCTCGGCCAGCCCTGTGGCGCGAATGTGGGCCGCCACGTCGGGGTGTTCCAGCAAGAATTTTATGCGAAAAAGGGCGTCGCCCACATCGTTGGGCGCGTAGCCCACAAGGTGCTCGCCGTCCACAAAAAGCTGGGCAAAACCGTGTCCCACGCGGGGCGTCACAAGACAGCCGCCGCAACCGAGGGCCTCAAAGGTCCTGAAGTTCAGGTCGCCGCGCTCGCAATGGTTAAGCAGCACACGCCCCTGGGGGAAAAGCCGCCTGTAGCTCCCCGTTTCCACGTGCAGACCGGGGAGCTGACTGCCAAGCGCGCGTAAAAATTCTGAACGCAGGGGCGTGTTTTCCGAAACAGTGCCCACAAAAAGACAGTCCCATACGGACTGCACGTCGGGGTCGGGCTGATCCTGCGCCCAGGCGAAGGGCGGCGACCACCACACCCTGTCTTTAGCAAGAAATGGCCCGTGGAACCGGGGAATGTCATCACGCAGGGAAACCATACAGGCGTCAAAAGCCTGGGCATAGAAAGGCTGCCAGCTATGGATATGCGAATCCACACTGTAATAAACCGTCAGGCAGGGAAATTTTTCAACCCCGAGCACAAAGGGCGGGCGGCTGTTATCGCCCACAACCAGCACGTCGGGCACAAACCCCGCCAGACGCACAAGGTCCTCCCAGCCGAAGGCGCGATCGCCCCCAACATTGTGCAGGGCCACGTCCTGCCAGCCGCCAGCGTGCAATTCCACACCGAAAAAAGGGCTCCCCAGCCATAAAATACGCTGCATGGTTCTCCGGTAACTGTCAGAAAGTCTTTTGCATGTCATACAGTTGCCAATAAAGACAAGATACAATAGGTTAGAAACCTAGCCTCGACGCTTCGCCGCGTCAAGACGAGAGACTGCAACATGCTTCTGAATGCCCGCCGCCTACGCCTTTTCGCGCGCATCCTCCTGGCGCTCCTCCTCCTGCTGTCCGGCCTGACGGCGGGGGCCTTTTACCTGTTGCAGCGCAACCCCGAGGCCCTTGCCGGGCATTTTATCGAAGAACTTCGGGCCAGTACCGGGCTGTCCATCTCTGTGGACGCCGTCAGCGTGGCCCTTCTGCCCGTGCCGGCACTGGCCGTGAGCAACGCCACCGTCACAGGCGAAAACTGGCATTTTACCACAGCCTATGCCACGTTGCGCCCCGATTTTGCCGCGCTTCTTCAAGGGCGATTTGAACCTCGCAATGTCTCCCTCCTGCGCCCCCGCGTGGAAGGAACCGTGCCCGTGGCCCTCGGCCCCGGCATGGATCTGAAAGGCCTGCTCGCCTCTGGCAGCGGCGGGGCGGCGACATTGCCGGGACGCTGTCGCCTTGCGGTGCAGCAGGGCGAGCTGCGCATCCTGGGGGCCGACGGCTCAAGCCTCGTCATCGAGGGCGCGCAGTGCGACCTCGAAGCCAAACCGGGCGACAACATCCAGGGCACCCTCTCATGGGCCGCCGCCACGCTTGCGCCCGCTGACGGTCAACCCATGCGCCTGGACAGCCTGTATGTGGACGGCAAAACCAGCCTTGTCGATCCCCTGGGCAAAAGCCCGCGCATGGCGTGCAGCGGCGTATTGCGCCTCCCGGACTGGCTGCCCGAACTGAAATTTTCCTTCAACCTGACGCCCGATATCATCCCTGGCAAACAGGGCCTCACTTTTGCGGCCGACCTCGGCGGCTCCATCTCCAAGGATGGGGCGAGCATTCCCTTCAAGTTCGCGGGCGGCGCAGCATGGCGCAACGCCGACCCGCAAGCGGTCAGTCTGAACAAACTGCAACTGACCCTTGGGCCAGACAGTGTGAGCTTTGACGGCGCAGTGCAGCTTGAAGGCCCCATTGGCCCCGCCCTTGGAGGCAGCCTGCACCTGCACCGCGCAAGCCTCACGCGCTGGCTGGGTTTTGCCCGCAATCTGGCCCCCGGACTGCAACTGTCCCTGGACGAACTTTCTGAAGGACTGCTTGTTTTTGACATGGACGCGGCCGGGCTGCGCGTACCGCACATTGAAGTGACGGCGGCGGGCGCCCGGTTTACAGGATCGGGCGGCGTGGCCGACTGGCACAAGCCCGAAGTGGCCCTGGACATGACCACCGAGAACGTCAATCTTGGGCGCGCCATCCCCGAAGCCGTGGGCGACATGCCCGAAGAGCCCAAATTCGAGTACGGGCCGCTCACGCCCATGCCGGGCGGGCCCGTCATTCCAGGCGAAATCGGCGTGGATTACAACATCCGCCTGGCCGCCAAAAAAGTGGACTACGGCACCATCATCATCAATGACGCTCTTGTGGTTATCCGACAAGGGCTGATCGACGCCCAAAGCCGCCTTGAAGACACCCTGCTGCTTGTGGAAGGCAAGCTTTACGGCGGCAGCATCAAGGGCGAAACCATCCTTGGCGGCGACACGAGCACACCCTACTCCATACGCCTGCGGGCGCGCGACGTGAATGGCGAAAACCTGGGCAAAGACCTCAAGGTCATGCCCGTGGGCGGCGGCCGCCTGCGCGCCGATGTGGACATCATGAGCCAGGGGCGCGAACTGGACGTCTTTTTGAGCAAGTTGCGCGGCAGCGTCACCGCAAGGGCGGAGAACGGCTTTCTGCGCGCGCCGCCGCGTATCAGCGGCGGCAAAAAAACCACGTTCGCCTTTGCCTCCCTGGACATTGGCCTCAAGGTACGCACGGCGGCCTGGGACGGCCAGAAGCTCGGCCTTGAGGGGCAATGGAACGCGGCAATGGCCGCCGCCGGGCTGGACATGGCGACCGACATCAACGGCAGGCTGTGGTTCAGCGGCGACGGGGCCGATGGCGGACAGATGGATTTCACCAATCTGCCCGGCTCGCTTTCGCTGCGCATGGACGCGGAGCGCTCTTTCAATCCCGAAGGAGTGCACGTTCAGGCCTCGGGCCGCTTCAGCGGCCAGTCGGCCCGCAATGAATTTTCGGTATCCGAGGGGCATTTCACCGCGCTGGGCGTGGAGGCCCACGGCCAGGCCAGCTTTACCGCCGCCCCGGAGGGGATTTCGTGGCAGGGCAAGGTATCGGCGTACAGCCCCGACATGGCCCGCACCCTGCGCCTGGCGGGCCTTGGCAAGATTACCATGCCCAAGGGCTTCAGCAGCATCGAAATGGACACCCGCTTCAGGGGCGACCCCAATTCCCTTTCTTTGCGCGAAATCCGGGCCAAACTGGATCAGAGCGCCGTCACCGGCACACTGAACCTTGACTGGCGCGACCAGGTCAGCCTCAATTTCAAGCTCACCGCCGACCAGTTTGACCTTGACCGCTACATGAAGGCCAATGAGGGAAAATCCGGCGAGTCAGAGGGCAAACCGTGGGATTTCCGCTTTATGCGCAGCTTCAGCGCTTCCGGCGAATTTGGCGTCAACAAGCTCACAGCCATGCGCTTCACGGTGCAAAACCTGCGCTCCAAGTACAAACTTGAAAACGGCAAGCTCACGTCCGACTCCATTACCGGCCAGTTTTACGGCGCGCCCATCGTCAGCAGGGTCTCCATCAACTTCACGAGGGGCCTCAGCTTCGCCAATACCCTCACCATCAACGACTTTGATCTGACGGACGCCAGCAATGCCAGGGGCGGCGCAGCCGCACTCAGCGGCAGGGGCTCCATCCACTCGGAGGTGCATGCCAACCTCACCGGGCCGGATCAGTTGCCCGCCCTGCTCAACGGCAAATGGCGCGTCGAGGTGCTCAACGGCTCCTACCAGCAGAGAACGCCGGAGGGCAAGCTCAAGGGCAAGCCCACGATGATTACCGCTTCGGGCGCGTCCGGGAGCATTACCAATGGCGTGGCGCGCAGTAGTGATTTTTATCTCAAGGGGCCGGGGCTGCAGGTTGGCGGCGGCGGCTGGATCAACTTCAACAGCGAGACCCTGGACTGCAATTTCAACGTCAGCATGAAGAACGTTCCTGACTTTCCGCTGCGCCTTTACGGCGGCCTGAGCAACACCAAAACCTCCATTGGCGCGGGCACGTTTATCCTGAACACCCTTGGCGACATTACCAAGGGATTTGTGGATGTGCTCGGCGGTATTGTCGAAGGCACATGGAAACTCTTTCGCTGATAAATTAGCTGGTTCGGGTACAGAGCCTCAACGCCCTGTCGACTATTCTTCCTGTCTCCCGTTGACAGAAGCGGCCTTAGGGGCTAGGTTCATTGCGTGTTCTTTTTTGCACAACCAAAATTGCGGTTCCGCCAAGGAGAGTAACGGTGAATATTCTGATTTTCGGACCCAACGGCAGCGGCAAAGGCACCCAGGGCGACCTCATCAAGCAGAAGTATAACCTCGCCCACATCGAATCCGGCGCCATATTCCGTGAACACATCGGCGGCGGTACTGAACTGGGTAAAAAAGCCAAGGCCTATATTGACCGTGGCGACCTTGTGCCTGACGACATCACCATTCCCATGGTGCTTGAAACCCTGAAGACCAAGGGGCAGCACGGCTGGCTGCTGGACGGCTTCCCGCGCAACATGGTGCAGGCCGAAAAACTGTGGGACGCCCTCAAGAAAGAAGGCATCCGTCTGGATTACGTGGTGGAAATCCTGCTGCCGCGCGAAGTCGCCAAAAACCGCATCATGGGCCGCCGTCTGTGCAAGAACAACAACAACCACCCCAACAACATTTTCATTGAGGCCATCAAACCCAATGGCGACGTGTGCCGCGTCTGTGGCGGCGCTCTCTCCAGCCGCTCCGACGACCAGGACGAGGCCGCCATCAACAAGCGCCACGACATTTACTACAACACCACTGACGGCACCCTGGCCGCCGCGTATTTCTTCAAGGATCTTGCCGCTCAGGGCAAGACCAAATACATTGAACTGAACGGTGAAGGCAGCATCGAGTCCATCAAGGAAACCCTGTTGTCCAAACTGGCCTAAAGCCAGCGGGGGTCTTTTATCGCAGTCCGGGCCGCAATGGATGCGTTTCGGCAGTGCGGATGAGTTTCGGGCAGCGCGGTTGCCGCAGCCACCCAAACCCTGACCGCTCTTATGAATAAAAGACCATATTCCCGTTGACGCCCAACCCGTTCCCACAGGAAACACCGGCCGCAACGCCGGGAAAGGGGCTCCAGCCGCAAGGCAGGAGCCCCTTTTTGCGTGGGCCGCACAAATTCACCATACAAATGCACCAGTAGAGCATTTAACACTTGAAATGCTCGCGTACGGCAGGCAAAAGCCCGGTACTCACATTTCGCAGCAAGGATTTATCTGAAAATACTTGCAGGGCAATTAACTTTTTTCATTCGTAACCTGCTCTGGCAAGCCAGAGCAAATTAATTTTGAAATGCTTTACATTTCAAAGTGTTCTTTGGGCCGAAGAATGCGGTTTTAGGCAGAATCCACGTACATTACGGCGCACTACGCTCTCGTACAAAAGTTTTAGGGGGTGGGGGCGTGGGGGAGGAGACCCTTTTCCAAAAGGGTCCCTCCCCCACAAAGCATTTCAAAGCGCCAGCGCTCTCATCGTTGATGCGCTTTTAAACCGTCCGGGACGGACGCACACGGCGCGCTTGCCCCCAAGCCCAAGCTGCGCTACTACTCGGCCATGAGCAATTCACAAAACACCAATGGCTTTGCCAAAAGCGCGTCCATGCTGCTGGACGACGTGCTCGGTCTGCCCGACGCGGTGCAGGCCGACAGCACTGTGGATGTGGCCTTTGTCCGCCCTGAGGCCCGTCAGCTTTACGCCCAGGACGGCGACGATTTTTTTGCCCCTGCCACCAGCAGTTCCGCGGGCTTTGACCTGCGCGCCTGCCTCACTGGCGACAAGGGCGCAGAGGCAGTTATCGCCCCTGGCCAGCGCCTCAAGATCGGCACGGGCATTGCCGTGCAGCCCCGCGCAGCGGGCATTGCTGGCTTTGTTTACTCCCGCAGCGGCCTTGGCGCGCGCGACGGCCTGACCGTGGCCCAGGGCGTGGGCGTCATCGATCCCGACTATACGGGGGAAATCCTGGTGGTTCTACTGAACACCTCCGGGCAGGAACGCCGCATCGCCAATGGCGAACGCATTGCCCAACTCATCTTTCAGCCCTTTATGCGGCCACGCTGGCGCGAAGTGCAGGAGCTGGCTCCCACCGAGCGCGGTTCCGGCGGCTTCGGCCACACAGGGCGCTGATCACGCGGTGCCGAAACACCGGCACATCACCTCAACACCATAGGTTCATCGAGAAAAGGAGTCCGTCCATGTCACAAGCCTTTGCTGCCGTCAAAGCCGGGGAAGAAAGCCTGCTCTGCCGTTCTTACAGCCGTTATCCCGTGGCTGTGGTCCGAGGCAAAGGCGCGCGACTGTGGGATGTTGACGGCAAAGAATATGTGGACCTGCTGGCTGGCATCGCCGTTACCGCGCTTGGGCACTGCAACGACGAAGTCAACGCGGCCCTGACCGCCCAGGCTGAAAAACTCTGGCACGTGAGCAATCTTTTTTACCAGAACGAACAGCTTGAACTGGCCCGCCTGCTGCTGTCCACAAGCCACCACAACAAGGCTTTTTTCTGCAACTCCGGCGCAGAGGCCAACGAAGCGTGCATCAAGCTGGCCCGTCGCTACATGCGCAAGGTCAAACTGCGCGACGCCTATGAAATCATCACGCTTGACGGCTGCTTTCACGGGCGTACCCTCGGCGCTCTGGCCGCCACAGGGCGCGAAAGCCTCAGCGACGGCTTCACGCCGCTGCCCGAAGGATTCAAACAGGTTCCTGCCTGTGACCTTGAGGCCATGAAGGCGGCCATAACCCCCGCCACCGCCGCCGTAATGGTGGAAGTGGTGCAGGGCGAAGGCGGCGTGGTGCCGCTGTGCGGCGACTATCTGCGCCAGCTCGAAGCATTGTGCCGTGAGCGGGATGTTCTCTTCATGTGCGACGAAGTGCAGGATGGACTGTGCCGCACGGGCAAATTCTGGGCTTTCCAGAATTATGGGCTGACGCCCGACGCCATCAGCGTCGCCAAATCCCTGGCCAACGGTCTGCCCATGGGGGCCATGCTGGCTACCGATGCCGTGGCCTGCGGCTTTGAAGCCGGCAGCCATGCCACCACCTTTGGCGGCGGCGCGCTGGTTTCGGGCGTGGCAACCAAGGTTGTGGAAATACTGCTGCGCGACAAGCTGGCTGAAAATGCCGCCAATCTTGGCGCGCATGTAAAGCGTGAGATGGCCGCCATGCAGGATCGCCTGCCCGGAAAAATCAAGGAAGTACGCGGCATGGGCCTCATGATCGGCATCGAGCTCGCCGTGGACGGCAAAGCGGTGTGGGAAGAACTGCTGCGCCGGGGCTACATCTGCAACCTGAGCCACGGCGTGACCCTGCGCCTTCTGCCCGCCCTGAATATCGACAAGGCTGACCTTGATTCCTTCATGCATACCCTTGAAGAGATTCTCGGCGGCCGCACCGCCTGAAAAAGCTCTTTCAGGGGCTTTACAGAAAAATAATTGTGGACTAAATAGTCTGCGTAGAAAATCGATGACGATTGGTACGGCAACCCCGCTCCGGCGGGGTTGCCGCTTACTTTGACAAGGAGACGCCATGGACGTTTTTGATCAAGCTACAGAACTGGAGCGCCTGGACAGGGAATCCGCTCTCATGCGGGCCCGTGCCGCCATTGATCGCGGTGGGCCGGAAATGATTGACGGCGTAGCCTGTTGCCGTGATTGCGGCGAACCCATCCCCCTGAAACGCCTTGAGGCCCTTCCCGGCGTTGGCCTGTGCCGCGCCTGCCAGGAAGAACGCGAAAGCGGCGACTAGCCGCCCCCTCCCCGACATTTGCCACAGGGCCTGCCCGGTCCCGTTGCCCTTTTTTTCGGCTGCCGCCTGGTCTTGGTGCTCGCCCTTTTTCCGGCGGCATAGGGGGATGTTCGGCTGCGTCTCATGCCGCGCCCCATGCCTGGCCTTGCTAGAGAAAGACCTTGTGGGGGAGGGACCCTTTTGCAAAAGGGTCCCCTCCCCCACGCCCCCACCCCCTAAAACTTTTATCCGGGGTTCGCACGACTACAGGAATGCCCTGTGTTTTGGCGGCTTCTCCACAACGCAAGAGCCCCGGCCAGTTGGCCGGGGCTCTTGCGTAACTTTTGGCAACAGGCTGCCTAGTTCCAGATAAAATGCAGCAGCCAGTAAGACACAAAGCCAACAGCGCCCGCCGCTGGCAGGGTCAGCACCCAGGCCGTGAGCAGACTTCCGGCCACGTTCCAGCGCACGGCCGAAAGCCGCTTGGTGGAACCCACGCCAAAGATGCAGGCCGTGATGGTGTGAGTGGTGCTCACAGGCGCGCCCATCATCGAGGCCCCGGTGATGACCAGAGATGCCGACGTTTCAGCGGCAAAACCGTGTACCGGCTCCAGCTTGAAAATACGGTGCCCCATGGTCTTCACGATTTTCCAGCCGCCCACAGCCGTGCCCGTGGCCATGGCTCCGGCGCAGGACAGCTTGACCCACAAAGGCACTTCAACCGCGTCGATCTTGCCGAAAATGAGCAGCGCCAGGGTAATGATGCCCATGGTTTTCTGCGCGTCGTTCAGGCCGTGACTGGTGGCCATAAAGGCTGCGGACACCAGCTGCAAGCGCCTGAAAGCCCCGTTGACTCTTCGCCTGGACATGCGCGAGCACGCCCAGTAAATGATCCACATGATCAGATAGCCCATAAAAAAACCCGCCAATGGCGAAGCCACCAGCGGGATAAGCACCTTGTCGATAATGCCCTTGCCGTTGAGCGCGTCAAATCCGGCGTCAGCCACAGCCGCGCCGATAAGCCCGCCGATGAGCGCGTGGGACGAGGACGAAGGGATGCCGAAGTACCAGGTTATGCAGTTCCAGACTATGGCCCCGACCAGGGCCGCCAGAACAAGCACATGGCTGCCCTCGACCACCTGCGGCAGGACTATGCCGCTGCCCAGGGTCTTGGCCACTTCCGTGCCCAGCAGCGCACCGGCCAGATTGAGCAAAGCGGCGGCTCCCACGGCAAAACGCGGCGTGACCACCTTGGTTGACACGACCGTTGCAATGGCGTTGGCGCAGTCATGCGCGCCATTGGTAAAGTCAAAGATAAGCGCCACCAGCACGATGAGCGCCAGCAGCACAGGGATATCAAACATTTTTCAGCACCGCTTCTTCAATGGTTTCCGCCAGGGCATTGACCTGCTCAAGCAGGATGCTCATGCGTTCATAGGCCTGGCTCCATTTAAGCGTCTGCATGATCTGGGGCACGGTGATTTCCTGCTGTTCGTCCAGCAGTTCCGCCAGGCCCACGGCCAGCAACATGTCGCACTCGCCCCGCAGATTGCGGAAGGCGCGTGTTTTGTGGCAGTCGCGCCTGTGGGTCAGCCCCTCAAGCATAAGACGGCTCATGTCCAGCATGGCGCTGATGGTGCGGGCCATCTGAAGCGCGGGGAAACGTATGCGCGTGAATTCAAAAATGTGCAGGCGGGTGCTCAGGCTGTGGAGGCAGTCCATGCACTCTTCCTGCTCCTGATTGATGCGCAGGATGTCTTCACGGTCGATGGGGGTAATGAAGGTCTGCGTCAGGTCGCGGATGATCTGGCTGTGCAGCACATCCGCCTCTTCTTCCAGAAAGGCGATTTCCTTATGGATATGATCCATATTGGACACATCGTCCAGCATTTCAACCAGCAGGCCCGCCATGCGCCGCAGAAGACTGTTCTGCTCTGCCAGCATGGCGAAAAACGGTGCGGATTTGGGCAACAGCGCTGGAAACATCCTTTCTCCTTGGGATCGGTACACGCACGCATGACCTCAATGCCACGCACCATACCGGTTGACGTTCCGGCGGTTGTCCGCTTCTGGGGGGACCGCCGTCTTTTGATTTGATATATGTATACTCACAGCGGGCACGTGCCAAGAGGGCACACCCGAAACAAATAAAAGTTTTAACCAGCGTTGCCTGATTAACATTATTTTAAGTATGTTACAGTCAATTTTTTTGAGTATTAAAAACTGTTTAAGCACTCAATACTTTTGCATCGCCCAGAGCAATTTCACTAGCGATGCTGTCCTGCCCGTAAGGCGGTCCGCCGACGGTTCAGGCAAGCCCTGTGGGCAACGGCTGCCGCGAAAATGGATATTCTCAAAGCGAAAATGCTCTAGCGTTCCGCCTGCGGCAGAACACCCTCAAACCACGCCCGCACAAGACGACTGAGCGCTTCGGGCAGAGGCCAGGGGGGATAGTCAACACATGCGGCTCCAGGCAGGCGCAGGCCGCCGTGGTGCAAAAAAAATCCGGGCAGATCCGTGGATGGTTCAGCGCCGCCGGAATCCTGCGGCAACGCGCCCACCCCATCCGCATACAGGGCATCGCCCCACAGCGCGTGTCCCAGTCCCGCTGCGTGCACCCGTATCTGATGGCGCGCGCCACGACGGATGCGGCAGGCAGCCAGGGTCAGCCCCTGCGGCGGCAGGGAGAGCGGGAGATCGGAAGCCCGGGGCGCTGCTGCCAGGGACGATTCTTCCGGCAAAAAATGACCGGACTCGTTTGCCGTGCCCGTTGCCGTGCCCCCGGCCATGCCGGAAGTCGGGCCTGCCGCAACGGGAGCGGCGCTGAAAAGCAGCCGCAATTCCTCGGCGTCCATTGTGTCGGGATGCCAGACATGCAGCGGCCAAAAATCCGTCCAACGGGTCTTGTCCGCCTGTGCGTCGCGCAAACGGCTTTTGCGGCGGCCGCTTACGCCCAGAGACTGCCGCGCCGTGATTGGCCCTGTAAGAACGCCTGTCAGCAAGGCCACATAGCGCTTTTCACAATGCCCTTTTGCTTCTGCAGCACGAAAGGCGGCAGCGGCGGCAGGCGTCAGGGCGGCGCAAAGCAGTCCTGACGTTCCAAAATCCAGCCGTTGCAGCAGCATGAGTTCCTGGCCCTGTGTCGCCCCGTGTACGGGTTGGCCGCAGCCATGGCGGACGCCGGGCATGACCGGAGGGCACGGCTGGCCTGAAGTCCGGCACGGGGAAGGCCCGTCCCAGGCTGCCGCCAGAGCGGGGGCGAGAGCCTCCACGCTTGCCTGTGTGCTGCCCGCCAGAGCGGCGCTGTGCATGTTGGCCGGTTTGCTGAAAAAACAATACTCGCCTTGCCTGTCGAGCATGCGCAGGCCAAGGCTGGCGGCCAGTGCGCAGAGGTCGTTGTGCTGGGCAACCGCACCAAGTGCTGGCGCAAGTTCCGACGCGGGCGCTGGGGCGGTCTGCGACGCCGACGCTGCGACGCCTTCTGTTGCCGCCCTTGAGGCGGCCTCCCCTGCGGGCGCTGGGGCGGGCGTCGGGATGGCCCCCGCTACGGACGCTGTGGCGGCCTGTGTCGCCGCGTCAAGCAGACAAATCACGTCTCCCTCGCGCATACGCCGTGACGCGGCGGCGGGACGGCCATTGACCAGCACAAGACCGCTTTCGATGCAGCGCTTGCGTCCGCGCACGCCCAGGTTGGGCAAAAGCGCCTCAAGCGCATGATCAAGCCGCTGGCCCGCCTGCTGCTCCACGCGCAATTCCCGCATGCGTCCATCCGTATCAGGGCTGTCGCAGTTCCGTTCAGGGCCATTCCGACCGCAAAATTGGGGTTTCACTCAGATCTCCGCGGCCTTGCCCGGCAAAAGATCAAGAAGGGCGCGGGCCGTCAGTTCCGGCTCGTGGTACTGGGGATTGTTCTCACACACGATATGCCGATCCACAATGTTGAGGCCCATGTCGCTGATGGATTTGCGCACCTCGTCGCCAAGGCCGCCCTCATACCGCCCGTGGCGGGAATCTATGAGCACATGGTGCAACAGGCGTTCGGTTGGCGCTTCCGGGGCGTCTTCCCGCAAATGGCGCAGGATCATGGCAGCCTGACCCGCCACGCTCAGCCCCAGCAGCTCGGCGTCACTGCCGGAATTGGGAATAAATATTTTGGGGCAGTCCGCTTCGGCCACGGTGCTTCCCACGCCCTGGGGCAGCAGGTTGGCCAGCACGCTGGTGTAAAAACTGCCCATGGGATAGCAGATGGCCCCGGCCGAACTCAGATAGACGCCTGCCGCAGGCGCAAGCGGCGGACGGCACGGCGTTGCGGGCAACTCCAGGCAATCCTGCTCGTTGAGCCGTTCGGGCTCGTGCACGGTAAGAAACAGCCGCCGCACGGGCCGGGGCAGCGTGCGAAAGAGGTGCTGCCCCACGAGTACCGAGCCGTCGTCCAATTCAGCCGCCAGGTGCAGGCTTTCCCTGACAATGGGGCGTACCACGCCCCGCGTTTGCAGCAGACGGCTGAAAAATGCCAACACAGGGTCAAAATTGCGCTTGTAGTGCAGATAGCCCCCGGCCAGCAGCAAATTGCCGAAGCAGGCGCGATAGGGATCAAAATCGCCGGGCATGCGGGAGAGAAAAAAATTCAGGTGCAGCCGCAGGGCGTCGGCAAAAACGCCGGGCATGCTTTTCCAGACCCGGTGCCCTGCCCTGCCCATGCCCACAAGCTGCCGTCTGAGAAAATCCGCCGGGGCTTTTTTGCCTGCGCAGGAAGGTACTGCGCCCATGATGGACGCTACGTTTTCCGGCAGATCTTCACCTTCGGCCGGGAGGCGACAGGCGCAGAAATCCAGCACAGCGGCAGGCACGACGGCGCTGTCGGCCAGGGCCAGCAGACGGTTGCGGATATCGCCCACTGCGGGCATGGCGAATGCCCGGCGCAAAACCGCCGAACTGCCGCCGGAATCAAAGGTGGTGATCAGATGGACGGAATTGTGCGTATGGCGGGTCAGCTCCCGGCTGAGACTGCGCAGGGCCGTGCCGCCAGTAAAAAACGTCAGACGCGGCCCCAGGGCCGGAAAAGCCGTCAGCGTCGGAGCGCCGTTCACGCACCGCCCCCGCTGGCCCCCACAGGCCAGGTTGCGGGCCGCGTGGTGGGGATGAGCCCCAACTCGCACATGCGCATGAAAATGAGCCTGCCGATCCAGGCGTCGGTGGCGGCATAGGCGATTTGCTTGGCGCTGAGTTCGGGCAGGCTCCAGTTGGAGCACTGGGAACC
This DNA window, taken from Desulfovibrio sp. 86, encodes the following:
- a CDS encoding aspartate aminotransferase family protein; the encoded protein is MSQAFAAVKAGEESLLCRSYSRYPVAVVRGKGARLWDVDGKEYVDLLAGIAVTALGHCNDEVNAALTAQAEKLWHVSNLFYQNEQLELARLLLSTSHHNKAFFCNSGAEANEACIKLARRYMRKVKLRDAYEIITLDGCFHGRTLGALAATGRESLSDGFTPLPEGFKQVPACDLEAMKAAITPATAAVMVEVVQGEGGVVPLCGDYLRQLEALCRERDVLFMCDEVQDGLCRTGKFWAFQNYGLTPDAISVAKSLANGLPMGAMLATDAVACGFEAGSHATTFGGGALVSGVATKVVEILLRDKLAENAANLGAHVKREMAAMQDRLPGKIKEVRGMGLMIGIELAVDGKAVWEELLRRGYICNLSHGVTLRLLPALNIDKADLDSFMHTLEEILGGRTA
- a CDS encoding TraR/DksA family transcriptional regulator, giving the protein MDVFDQATELERLDRESALMRARAAIDRGGPEMIDGVACCRDCGEPIPLKRLEALPGVGLCRACQEERESGD
- a CDS encoding inorganic phosphate transporter, with product MFDIPVLLALIVLVALIFDFTNGAHDCANAIATVVSTKVVTPRFAVGAAALLNLAGALLGTEVAKTLGSGIVLPQVVEGSHVLVLAALVGAIVWNCITWYFGIPSSSSHALIGGLIGAAVADAGFDALNGKGIIDKVLIPLVASPLAGFFMGYLIMWIIYWACSRMSRRRVNGAFRRLQLVSAAFMATSHGLNDAQKTMGIITLALLIFGKIDAVEVPLWVKLSCAGAMATGTAVGGWKIVKTMGHRIFKLEPVHGFAAETSASLVITGASMMGAPVSTTHTITACIFGVGSTKRLSAVRWNVAGSLLTAWVLTLPAAGAVGFVSYWLLHFIWN
- a CDS encoding DUF47 domain-containing protein is translated as MFPALLPKSAPFFAMLAEQNSLLRRMAGLLVEMLDDVSNMDHIHKEIAFLEEEADVLHSQIIRDLTQTFITPIDREDILRINQEQEECMDCLHSLSTRLHIFEFTRIRFPALQMARTISAMLDMSRLMLEGLTHRRDCHKTRAFRNLRGECDMLLAVGLAELLDEQQEITVPQIMQTLKWSQAYERMSILLEQVNALAETIEEAVLKNV
- a CDS encoding pseudouridine synthase, translating into MRELRVEQQAGQRLDHALEALLPNLGVRGRKRCIESGLVLVNGRPAAASRRMREGDVICLLDAATQAATASVAGAIPTPAPAPAGEAASRAATEGVAASASQTAPAPASELAPALGAVAQHNDLCALAASLGLRMLDRQGEYCFFSKPANMHSAALAGSTQASVEALAPALAAAWDGPSPCRTSGQPCPPVMPGVRHGCGQPVHGATQGQELMLLQRLDFGTSGLLCAALTPAAAAAFRAAEAKGHCEKRYVALLTGVLTGPITARQSLGVSGRRKSRLRDAQADKTRWTDFWPLHVWHPDTMDAEELRLLFSAAPVAAGPTSGMAGGTATGTANESGHFLPEESSLAAAPRASDLPLSLPPQGLTLAACRIRRGARHQIRVHAAGLGHALWGDALYADGVGALPQDSGGAEPSTDLPGFFLHHGGLRLPGAACVDYPPWPLPEALSRLVRAWFEGVLPQAER
- a CDS encoding GAK system CofD-like protein, producing MNGAPTLTAFPALGPRLTFFTGGTALRSLSRELTRHTHNSVHLITTFDSGGSSAVLRRAFAMPAVGDIRNRLLALADSAVVPAAVLDFCACRLPAEGEDLPENVASIMGAVPSCAGKKAPADFLRRQLVGMGRAGHRVWKSMPGVFADALRLHLNFFLSRMPGDFDPYRACFGNLLLAGGYLHYKRNFDPVLAFFSRLLQTRGVVRPIVRESLHLAAELDDGSVLVGQHLFRTLPRPVRRLFLTVHEPERLNEQDCLELPATPCRPPLAPAAGVYLSSAGAICYPMGSFYTSVLANLLPQGVGSTVAEADCPKIFIPNSGSDAELLGLSVAGQAAMILRHLREDAPEAPTERLLHHVLIDSRHGRYEGGLGDEVRKSISDMGLNIVDRHIVCENNPQYHEPELTARALLDLLPGKAAEI